The genomic interval ATCGAGATTCCGCGACAAGAGCGCCAGCGACTCACCATGAAACAATGCGTCAAAGAGTTGCTCACCGATCGTCTGGGCATCGACCGCTTCGTCTGTGTCGTCAGCGTTCGGCCTCACCAACTCCAAGGCTCGTTGCCCTCGAACGGCTTGCGGCAACCGTGCCAGCATGGCGGACAACGCAGACTCATCGGGCCAAGGAAGAACGAGCGTCGACTGGCATCGCCCCACCGGCGAATCCACCTCGACTGCAAACCCCCGCTCCGCCGACGAAGCAATGCGAACTGAGAAAACGTTGGGATCGGCATCCATGAGACAATCGTGGTGGCAGGGAAGCGTAACAGCCCGACCGGCCGGGCTTGCCTTGGGCTGTTCAATTTGAGGAGTTATAGCATTTTCAGGTTGCGGACGTTCCTGTGTCCCCTCCCGGCGTTTTAGACTGCCGATCTGGTGAGCCGCGTGACGCTAGTACTGCGATTTTGAATTGATCTTGATTGGCAACGATACAAATACCAGCACGAAGCGCAAGCGAGTGAACAAAACGCCGTGAATCAATCGCTTGCGATTCGTGCTGGTATCAACGCTCAACTCGCGATCTTGGCACTAGCCCGGATTATTCATCAGCCGCAGCGTGATAGCGTCCCGCTTGGCATGGTTGTGTTGCCAAACGCTGGGTGGTGCTATAAGCCCTAGCCGCTGGCCGTCAGGCCACGGGTTTTACGCATTGGAATGGACGCTCGATCGGTGCAAGCCCCGGCCGCTCACGCGTCGCGGCTCACGGCGTCTGGTAGCGTCATCTGCTTGGACACGTTGAGGCGAGAGAACCGGACGCTATCGCGTGGCGGCTGATTTGCGCAGACACGTTCTCCCGCGGCGCACACGATCGACACGCTGCGAGATCAAAACAAATCAGTGTTGACTGTCTCACCGGCAACATCATCGTCGTCATCCATGGCGTCGGCAGAAACGATCGACGAGAGCGGCTGCGGAGTCACAGATTCGCTTGAGAGCTGCTCTGCGTTTAACTCAGCCAGTCGGACTTCACGCAGTCGATTGATGATAAACAAAGCGTCCAAGGCGCTGATAGAACCATTGCGATTGGTATCCATTCGTCTCATGGATTCCAGGTCCGTCTGTGACACTTGTTCGCCCTCGGCACCAGTGGCCACGATATCGTTGAGCGTGAGCACACCGTGTTGACCGATGAAATTGACCACCATCAATGCATCGCCCGCAGTCACACTCCCATTACCATCGACGTCCAATGGATCTGTCCCTTCAGACTCCACGATTGTGAGTTCCAAACTACCCAGTCGCACGCGATCGAGATCGATGGCATCGTCGATACCGTGCATAGTGGTTTCCGCGACCGGATTGTCTGCCGGGTCCAATTGCAATTGAACGTCACCGGCAGCCAATGCCCGAGCACCGATCCGCAACAGGGTCTGAACTTCGTTTCCTGGGGGCTGGACTTGATTGCCGATCGCGCCCAACTCGTCCACTTCGGAGTCCGTGATGACAAAGTTAGCGACCCGGCTAAACCCATCCCCGTATTCGACTTGACCGGTCAGTTGCAACAGGTCCGCCGGCACAGCCAGATCAAAGAACGCGGAGAACACACCACCGCCGTTGGGCCGCAGATCGTCTGCTCGAAACTCAAGCCAGAATTCGTCCCCGACGGCGACTTCCGTTACCGGTTGTCCATTGGCGTCCACGGCACGCAGCCCCAATTCGACGAGGAACTCACGAGTGCTGCCAAAGACTTGAATGATGCGGCCATCGATGCTGCCCGCGTAAAGAGCTGAATTGCCGGGCGTGTTGACCAGCATCAGCACGCCTGGTGACAAATCGATGGGATTGTTCGGATCATCCGGCGGAACATAGGGAAGAGGCTCGCCGACAAAACGCTCCAGACTCGTGACCTCGACTTCGTTAACACTGACGCCAAAATCAGAGGCAGCGCGTCGCAGAATGCTATCGATCAAATCCTGGAACAGCGACTCGTCGATCGTGTTGACGGTGACTTCCGCTACCGCTCGCGAACGAGTCAATCCATCGCTGATGACATACTCAAAACGAAGCGATTCCGAGTTGCGAAGCGCGGTAGCCGGGATTCTTACAAATCGTCCCGCTTCGATTTCGGCACCGCGGGGCGCTCCGATCAACTCCACGATCTGAGCGGGTGCAAATCCGCTGCCCAAGTCGTCGTTCGCCGTTACATCCAATTGAACCGAGGGCTGACCACTGAAGTCGATCGTCAACGCGTCGTCGACGGCTTGAATCGCTGGCAACAATTCACCCAATGGAATCGTCGTCGGCTCCGTCAAGTTGCCCCAGTCGTACTCCAGCAAACGATCTTGGTAACGGACCAGCAAGCGTTGAGGATTGGCATCAATCTCGGTGTACGTGTTCGGTAGGGCAACACTGCCCGAGACAACAAACTCACCCGCATCGTTCAATCGACCGACGATCAAGCGAATGCGGCTGGTGTTGACGGCTTCGGCGCCACTGATGAATCCAAAGCGTCCCGCGACGGGATCGATCGGAATCAGTGAACCTGGATAGGAATGAATCTCAGCGGGCAATACCGTGTCGGCAATGATCTCTGCCGATGACAGTTTCACTGTCAGGAATCCCGAACGTAATTCATGGAAGATGTCGTTCGTTGCGTTTGGACGCGTGGGGTCAGACGGTTGACTGGTGCGTCGAACCAATGCACCCACGACGAGTCGATCGGTCCCCCGCCGCAAGGTCTGGTGGGTCGCCTGCCAGCCTTCAGGCAAACTCAACGTTCGGACACGATTCTCACTGGCGATGTCAATGGATTGATCCGTCGAAACAATCGTCAACTCGCGTTGATCAAAATCATGCAACACGACGTAGCCTGGACCAATATCGATCACGGACATCACGCCTGTCGGTTCAGAGGCCTGGACGGAGAACGAATCAAAGACGGAAATCGAGTTCGCCGAGAGATCCAACAAGCTGACTTGAAGCTGCGCACCGATCCCCAAGTACTGCGTCTGTACCATCGTTGCCGTGGTCGCGTCCTCCGAAACGTACAGCGAAGACAACTCGCCCTCGGCTGACTCCCACTGAGCAACTTGCTCGATCGATTGATCGCTAATTCTCATTCGAGTCAACACGACCTTCGTCGGAACAAACTCGACGGGCGGTTCCGACGGAACAAACTCGTCGGGCGGTATCACATTGCCTGCGGCATCGATTCCCAATTCGTAATTCACGATGGGCGGCAGGATCTCTATCTCTGGGTGAACGGTCTCAGCGACGAAGATGTCATCGCCGCGGACTTGGATGTCTCCATAATGGGGAACTTCTACGCTGTCGACCAGTTGCAACCCGTTCTCAGTGATGTCGTAAACGTTCAACGAGCTGGGCGGCATCTCTGGCGGCGGCCAAATTGCCGGAATGAAACCACCACCTTCGCGTTGACGTATAACCACGCGATTGCCCGTCACGTCCAGAGCATTGTAGCTGCCGGGCAGGGTTTGCCGAATGGTCGTGATCTCATCGCCGAGATTGACCGTCGTGACAAGTGTCTCAGTCCCCCAAGGCGGCGCGATCATCGCATCAGTTGGATAAGCAATCGGCAAGTCGACGGGGCTGAAGAGCAAGACTTGATTGCCCACGACCCGCATGTCATGGATCCCACCGGCGACCGAAACGCTACCGATTTGCTCAAGCCCACCGTCGTTCGATCGTGAAAAGACATGCAGCGTGTTGTCGCTCGTATCGACGGCAATCAACCGACCGTCGACCTCTTGAATCAGATCGGCGTGGTAGTACGGCCGGATCAGCGCGATCGCAGATTGATCGATCGGCAGGCCGGCCGCGTTCCATGAAGTGACTTGTCCCGATTGAGCGGCAGCAACGGATGCGGACAAATCGCCAGCGATCACTTGATCACCAGCAGACAGAAGTTCGTTGGGGATTGCGAAGCACTCGGCGGCCAATAGTTGGCGTGTCTCCAACGACTCAAGCAGGTGTTTTCGTTTCTGAATCATCACAAGGGTCCGGCGACGAGAGTACAGCGTTGAGCGAAAAACGGCATCGCTTGCCTGCGGGGAACGATCATCATAAGCCCAACAGGCGGACAGATCGAGAGAATTGGCAGATCGATCGGTTTGGAAGATAACTCGGGGAATTGGTTCCACCCAAAACATCGATTTTTCGACACTTCTCTGGAGAATCGCTCTTTGTGCGAGCGGCATATAAATCTGTACACGCCGTCGTGGACGAGGTGACGAGTCCCTGTCTTCACAACATATTTGCACGAAACGGCTTGCGCGGATTGCTCAAAGTTGGGTGTTGTGCTTTTTGGGTTTGCGCAAGTTTATGCCCCTAGCCGGTGGCCCCAGTGAGCCTCAGGCGCTAGCCGTGGGCCTGAGGCGGATTGTGGTGCCGGCCCACGGCTAGCGCCTGAGGCTCACTTTGATTGTGATGCATGGACTGAAAAAACAATGTCAACGCCAAATTTTGAACAGGCTACTGCATCGTCCGGTCTTGATTTTGGGATTAGCCGTTTTGGCGTTAGCCACGGTTGTGGCACGAAAACCGTGGCTAACGCCAAAACGGCTCATCTACCGAACCCACGTTCTAAGACTGGACGATGCACTACCCTTCATGACACAAAAAAAGCCCGACCGGTGGGTCGGGCTTTTCGCTTATTGATGCGTTGCCGGGATCAATCCAGGTCAGGCTCAGGCGTCCTTCGCGGGAGCAGCAGCCGGAGCTTGTTGCTGTTGCGTCAGGCCGGGACGAACTCGCTTGTTGATGTCGGTTTCCAAGACACCGAAAACGGCTTCGTGACGGGCGATCGACATTTGCAACGCGGCCAACAATCGCTTGGCGGTGAAAAAGTTCACGATGATGCGTTGCTTGACTTCGATCGGATCCTTTGGCACGCCGATCGGTTGAGGATTCAAACCAAAGTCCACGATCAGTTCTTCGGGTGATCCGGTGACGCGGCAGAAATTGGCATACGTTGCCAGCGCGTCATGGTCGTTGACCTGAACTTGAACGGGCTCTTGAGTTTGGGTTTGTGCTTTGGCGGCCGGTGCTGCTGCTGCTGGCTTGTCAGTGTTCTCTGCCATGGATGATTGTCTCCAAAAGACGGTGTGGTTCGGTCAGGCCCGTTAGGAGTGGATTCTCAAAACGATCATGAGCCGGGGGAAACGAAGGAATCGCTAATGACGAAACGCTCGTCATCAGCACCGAGAAACGGTCTCTTGCAACCATCCGCTTGTCGCGACGCTGCGAAGCGTATCGTAACGGCGAACAGAAACATCGAAAACCGATCGTGGATCAATTAGGAAGAAGTGAAAAGTGGATTGAAACAAACGGGAGTTAAGCGACGGGGTTTGCGTAGTCTGGTGAGACTCAATGCACCATCATCGGTGCCAAACATTCCGATCAGAATTCAAAGTTAAAGGTTTGTGCGATAACTCTCCAAAGTCGTTGTCCGAGTGACTTGGGGTCGACATGTATTTTCGCGCTGCCTCGGTATCCAGGTCGAAAGGGCAAGTCCGATTCTTTGATCTCCAATGGCACCAATCCTTGATAGGTCACGCTCCGCGGTTTGACTTGGCCGGTCGTGGGATCGATTTCGGTTTGCAGGTCGCCGCCGGTTTGGCTGGCCATCGAAGTGGACGTTGCCTCCAACGGTTCCATGGAACGTTCCTTGATCGTCCCGCTGAAGGTTTCCAGGCGTCGCGAATCAAGTTTCATGTCGACGGATTGATTGGCACGAACCAGTTGTACATCACCTTGATCGATTGCCAGGACGGCTTTGAAGTTGTCACGTGAACCGATTTCGCAGATCAGGTCCTCTGAAGTCAACATCGCTCCGATATTGTGTTTGTCCAAGGGCGAGCCGTGCCAGGAGGGCAAGCGTCCGTCTCCGGCGTCTTGGTTGGGTCGACGAGGCGGCGGAATGATGAAACCGCTGATGGGCGCTTTGATGGTCAAACGGTCCAATTCGTCTTTGGTCTTGGCTTTCAGCTCAATGGTCGATTTCAGCAGGTCTTCTTGGGTTTGGATCTGGGCGGAAACCGAGCGATCGAATCGCATTTGTTTGCCGAGGTTTTCCAATCGCACGCGAGTGATTCGCTCTTGGCCTTCCAGTTCGGCGAGCTTGAATTCGAGTTCTGGGTTCTTCAGTTGAGCGATCGTGTCGCCGGCGCTGACTTCGGTACCCGGTTGAACGGTCCAAACGATTTGTCCCGGCGAGCCTGCGTAGACGCGACCGGTTTCATTGGGTTCGATTTGGAAAGCACAATCGATGTGGTGGGGCAGCGGGATGTAGCACACGGCCGCGACGGCGGCTGCGAACACGCCGAGCGAGACCAGCAGATTGAAACGTTTCACTTTTGCAAGCCTCCCAGGAGTTCGGCAGAATTTCCAAGTTTGAATGATGGGCTGAGCGACCAAGCCGGCGAAACCGATGACGGCGACCATCCGACCGATGGCTTCCAAGCCGTAGGGCTCCAGAACTTTGATCACGAACCAACAAATCGAGAACACGACGACCCAGCGATAAATGACGCTGGCGATCGTGAACAAGGCAAAGAACAATTTGCCGCGGGTCGGCAAGAACGGGTCGTCTTGCAGTTCCAAGCCCAAGCAAAGTTTCTGAAAGCCACGCTTAAGGACTTCGGTGCTCTTTTGACGGAGGTTGGGGATTTCCAACATGTCCATCAAAATGTAGTAACCGTCGAATCTCAGCAGCGGATTACCATTGACCAGGACGGTGCTGACCACGTTGAGAAACATCATGTTCAGACACAAGTCATTGACCACGGTTCCCGATTCGCTGAACCACCAGACAAAGGTGGCGATGGAAGCGAGGATCATCTCGACGTAGATCCCGCCCGCGCCGATCCACACCCGTTTCCACTTGTTGGGCAACATCCAGGAGTCGGACACGTTGCAGTACAGACAGGGCGTGAACACGAGCAGCATGAAGCCGATCTCGTGACACTCACCCCCGAATTTCTTACAACTCAAACCGTGCCCGAACTCGTGCATGACTTTGACGATCGCCATCGTCGCACCGAGGATCAACCATCGATCGGCGGCAAAGAACTGCTGGAACGACGGCAGACGCGCGTACACGGTCTCGTACTGGCTGCCCAACAGCATCGCCGCAGCGGCGCACAAGCAGCAGAAAAAGATCAATGCGGGGACGGTGAACACCCAACCCAACCAGGGCAGCATGCCGTTGAGAATCTTCTCGGGGTCAAATCCTTTGAACCGCAGGGCAAACACATTGGTGAATTTGCCAAGCAGTTCCTTGTTCGTTTTCTTGCGGCCGCGATGCCGCAACGCTTTGCCTTGACCGGGCGAGTTGCTGATCACCAGACCGCTGCGGTGCAGCATTCCGATGAACTGTTGCAGGTCGCCGAAGGTGATTTTCTGCGGTGCGAATCGCTGCTCGAAACCGTCTTTGATTTGCTGCAGACTGACGTGCCCGTCCAACATGTTCAGAATGAAGTACTCTTCGTCGTGAAAACGATAGTACTGCAATCCGACAGGCTCTTTGACGACCCAATATCCGGTCCCCTGATAACGGTGACGGCTGCCGGTCAGGTCTGGACGCCGGCGCACCGTCAGCGGTCGTGATGAACTGCTGACAAGGGATTCGGCGAGCGTGGTCATGACGGGACGGGGTGATCAGCGTGGAACGGGAGGATGAGAATCGAGAGCGAGGAATGGTCAGCGAGACTAAAAAGCAACGATCAAAAGATTTGACCGCCTGAGGAGCGTTTGGCCGGGATGATGATCATGCGAGCGGTCATGCCTGGCTTGATCACCCAGTCGTTGCCCACACGTTGATTCTCAATACTGGCCCAGATGCGGTATTGGTGATTCATGTCCAACTCGGTGCTGACGTACTCGATCACCGCATCGATCTCAAGTCTACGGTCTTCGCCATCACCGGTACCGGTGGTAATCAGGATCTTGACGGGAGTACCGATCTTGACCGAACCGGCGTAACGCAAAGCGTTTATGTCGCCTTCCACTCTCAACCGGTCCATTTGCACCAGTTCAGCGATGGGACTGCCGGGCTGGACCCACTCGCCCAACTGAGCGATGCGAGTTTCGACGAATGCGTCAAAGTCTGCTTTGATCTCTCGCATCGAAATGTCGCTTTTCGCCAGTTCCGTTTCGAATCGTTTGGCCATATAAACAGCCTTTGCCGTTCTCATCTGCAGTTCGGCCAACTCGATTCGCAAGTCGGCGCGTTGGGCTTCGAGGATTTTCTTTTCGACTTCGAACGACGGCGCGGCACCCTTCTTGCCCAAATCGACGTATGCCTTGGCTTCTTCTTTGGCGATCAGCGCGCTGCTGACCGCGTCCTTGTAGTTGACGTCATTGGCGGCGTTGAGTTCCGCTTCTTTTTCTTCGGCTTGTTTCAATTGCAATTGCAATTGCGACTGCTTGTCATCGACCACCGCCAGCACGTCGCCCTTCTTGACCGTCATGCCTTCTTCGACATTCAACTTAACGAGCTTGCCTTGCGATTCGGCCGGCAGTCTCGTCTTGTTGATGTACTGCACCATGCAGTGCTCGGCTTCGATGCCGACAGGAGTTTCGGTTTCCGGGGGTGCCGGCTGTTGGGCGTGGACGATCATAGCCGTGCAAGCGCATGCCAGGGTGGCCGCAGCGGAAAGCATGACGGCGATGTTGGGAAGTCGGAATCGCATCGTGATGTCTTGGGAATGAAGGAGAAACTGACGGCGGTGAAATTTGAGGACGCGTGAGCAAGAGGGTTGGTGTTAGAAGAAGAACTTGCAGCACCACTCGTAGATTTCGTGGAAGAACACAAAGCCGCTGGGACGTCGGCCACATTTGATCTTGGCGATCACTTTCGAACCCGGTCGCGGATCCATCTTCAGCAACTCTTCCTGCACCGGCTGGGCTTTCATCTCGATCACCGCCCCGTGCTCTTCGTGCGATTCGGCGCGTCGTGAGATCGTGTCCAAATCCAACGACGCGGTCATCGGGTCGTCGCTCGGATTGGTTGCCAAAATGTAGGTCACATCCAAAGCCTTCTTGTCTGGATTCTCATGGATGTATTGGTCCAAGTGACCCTCGCGTTTCTCGGGCAACTCCAGATCCAGGTAGTAGGGTTCGTCCAAGTTAGCTATTTCCAGCAGAACCTGCCCCGTCATGATCGGTCGACTTCGCAGCGTTTGCTCGACATCCCAAGACGTCACGATTCCGTCGATGGGCGACGTGATGGTCAGTTGCTTGTCACGCTCCATCTGCAGCGCCAGTTTTTGATTGATGACCTTCAACTGGGTCAGCAACTCGTTCTCTTCGCCCTGCAAATTCTGAAACGCTTGGCGCTCGCTGGGATCAAACGATCGGTTTCGCAACTGCGCCGAGACCCGACTCAGCTCCGTGTCGGTGGTCTGTCGCTGACCCAGCAAATCGGCGATCTGAATCTCCAAATCTCGATTGCGCAGTCGAACGAGCGTTTGGCCCTTGGTCACTTTGGTGTTGTGAGTCACCAAAACCTCGATGACTTCGCCATCAACAGCCGCGAAAACCTGACGACGCTCGGTCGGTCGCAGCGTGCCTTCGGCCTCGAGGTTGAAATCTTTGGGGATGAAGATCAAACCGAGGGCAACCAATGCGATCAACGCGGCGATGCCGATGGTCTTGGGCAGGGTGCGAGCCCGGAGCACCCAAGTCGCGCGGCCGAGAGCCCGCCAAACGGGCATCAAGAACAGGTTGGTGTGCGAACGTGAGTTGGCGATCGCGCGGGTACCGTGCTCGTAAACGAGGTCACAGCGGGCGCGAAAAATCTCTTTGGGGATGTCCGTTTCGATTTGCTCGATGATCAAAGCGCCGATGACTTCGCCACGGTGAGCGTTGTCGCGATCGATTTCGCCGGCTGCGCCGGTTTCTTCTTCGGTGCCCAGCTTTCTCTGTGGCTCACGCAACGGCAGCACGGCGATGTTTCGACCGTAGGATTGATCGACGTAGTCTTCCAGGGCTTCTTCGATCTGCGGAGGCAAGTCTTCCGTGGTACCGTCGTGCCAAAGTGGCTCGCCGGCTGCGACCACGCGAGTGGCCAAGTTGTTCAGCGCGGAAACGATGTTGGACCGATTTTCGATCGTGTCCTGGCCGCTGATCGCTTGCACCTTGCACTTGCCGCCTTTCTTGATCGCCACGCTGACGCGGTCGCAGCCGATCAGCCGGCGGCCTTCGTTGGCCACGATGTAGGCGGTTTCCTTGAGGTCCAATGACTCGTGGGAGGCGCGTGCGAACGAGTCTGCTTGCTGCCACAGAACTTGACGATCGCCATAGGCACGCAGCTTTTGACTTCGCAGCCATTCGGCCGCCAAACCGCACATCTGCTCCAGGAATCGCAAGTAACCGCGTTGGGTTTCCGGAGCCGTGTCGGGACGCTGAAAGACTTCGATCAATCCGTCTTTCTGGCCGTCGTGGGCGAGAGAGCCAAGCACGAGTAGATATCGAGTCGGGTTTCCTTCGGCATCGCCGTCGGTCGTTCCGCTGTAAGGAGGCACCAGCAAGGACTGGCCCGAATTGGCCACGCGTTGGATCAAACGCTTGTGACGGGTCGCGTCGTCGGAATCGCTCGACAGAATCGATGGCTCCGCGTTGATCTGATACTGCAGCTTCAACTGGCGATCGTCGTCCAGCAACCAAATCGCTCCGCCCGCCGCCGCCAATGCCGTGATCACCCGCGTCAACAACTCGGGATAAAACTCCTCGGCGGTCGCACCGCTTTTGGCGAGGGCCGCGATTTCATTGACCAAGCCACGGATCTGTGCCTTGGTTTCTTCGACGGTTTGTTGGTTGACCGACATGTTGGCGATTTGCTTGCGATAGGGAAGCGTTTGATCGGGTGAATTGGGCGACAGTACTGAAATCCCACACGCGTTTCCATGTTGACCTGCGACAAAGATGCCGATTCGGTCGCGCTGGGGGCGTGGTGTGTCGGTTCTGGCGGATGGTCGGCCCATTTGCGGCGGTGCTGCTATCAAAAGCACCCCGCGGTGAACCAATCCAGATCCCCTCGTCAAACCGCGGATTCGGCCGTTTTCTCGACGCTATTCCGCTTTTTGCCTCCGTGTCGGTGGACAGTTTATACAAATTGTATATACTCGTCCAGAGAGAAATTCACAGGAACTGCATGACCACACCCCCACCTGATGACCGAGCGACCTTTGACGGTCACGCGGGCGCCGACAACCAAGCCCAGGCGAATCATTCGCGGGTGAATCATTCGCAGGCGGTCACTGGTGAGATCGACGCCCGGGCCGCCTTGGGTGGGCTGCAGCAGGAACTCAATCGGCTGCAGCGATCGATTCGGATTGCCATTCAGCAACAATTGGCGTCGATGGCAGGTCAGTCGCTCGGTTCGATCGCCGCCAATCGGGAATTGGTCGAAACGATCCAAGCGATGCTGGAGAACCACGGTCTGCGGGTCCGTTGCAACGAGTGCGGTCACCCGGCGATTCTGCGAGTCTCGGTTCGCCCCGGTTGTGCATCCGGCGTGTTCGTCTTTGATCACACGATCGAAGGTCGCCGAACGTTTCATGGCGGCAAGACGGTGCTGCCGCTGATTCAATTGGTTTCTAAACCGCCGAGAAAGAAACGGGCCCCCAGCGGCAAGAACACCCGCGTCGCGTCGTAGTCACGGGCTGCTATCATTTCGGGCATGAACACTCCTTCACCTGAAAGCCAACCGGCTCCCACCGCTGAACAAGCCGCCCAAATGCTGACCGCTGCGATCGGCCAGATCCAGTACGCACGGGACTACACGCTGCAATTGCTCGACGAGACGCCCACGGAGACTTGGTTCGATATCCCGTCGGGATTGCCGAGCAACATCGCGTGGCAAGTCGGACACCTGACCGTCAGCCAGTACGGACTGCTGCTGTTCCGACTGCGAGGTCGTCAAGACGAAGACCTTGAGTTAATCCCGAGCCGATTTCGCAAGGCCTACTCACGCGGGTCGACGCCATCGAGTGACATCGACAAGCAGCTCAGTGCGAGCGAGCTTCGTGACCGCATGGACCGTGTCCACGCGATTGCGATGAAGACACTTGTGGAGATCAGCGTGGAGACGCTGCTTGAATCCGAAGAGATGCCTTACGCGGTTTATCCCAACAAGCTCGGCGCGATTCTGTTTTGTCCGCTTCACGAACAGATCCACGCCGGCCAAATCGGCTTGATCCGCCGCGCACTGGGCTTGGCACCGGTTCGCTGATCACTTGGGTCGATCGCGAAAAGTTCCGGTAGGCCATGCTTTGCATGACGCCATCCGTTCATCACAACCCAGTCGCACCGGGCCTCACGAAGAGTTTCTCCTGGGAACTAGGCCACCAGGGTTGAAGAGGAGCGATCCGAATTTCGTCATGCACAGCATGACCTACGACTGTACGGTGAGAAAGACGTGCCGCAATTCGTCCAACTGCTGAAACTGGTGGAGACAGACCACTTTTATGCCACGTCACTTTGGCAGCATGAGGACCAACACACGATTCCTGTGATGTTGAGTGATGAGTGTCATTTAATATCGGTAGTCGTCTGTCCCCAGTAGGCAAGGCGGGATTCTGGACGCCGGCACAAAAAGGACTGATGGGTGAAATTCCTATCCCATCAGTTACACTGGTTTGCATCGGTTGATTCGGTCATGATAACTTGGTGAAGGACGATTCTAATGCTGCCGAAAGCTGACGCGACTGACTCGTATCAATCAAGGACTAAAGATCCGGTTGGTAACGACGATTTTTGGCACGACTTGGTCGTCGGTATCAAGAACGGTTCGGTATTGCCGATAACCGGTTGGAATGTCACCACTGTAGGGCCAAATGATGAGCTGGTTGATAGCTGGCTGGCCAAACGATTGATTCAACGTCTGGCACTGGATTCAACCAAGTTCGCGGACGATCCGACCGTCAGTCAAGTTGTGGTTCAACACTTGTTAAACCGAGGTGACCGGGACGAAATTCATTCCCGCATTCATCAGATTCTGATTGAAGAAAAGCCGCAGCCGGGCGAAACGCTTCGACGATTGGTTTCTGTTGCAGGACTTCACCATTTTCTCTCCACCACATTCGACCCGTTGTTGCGACAGGCGATCGATTCAGTCCGCTATGGTGGTGAAACGCGAACACAAGTTTACTCCTACTCGCCAAACGCAAGACTAAAGGATCTTCCTCAGCCGCTCAGTCATCTGCATGGCTCGAGCGTGTTTCACTTGATGGGGCAAGCGACAGAACTCGGAGACTATGCTGTATGGGAAGACGACATCCTGGAGTTCATTTTGGGACTCAATCAGCACATGGACGTGATGCGGAATCTCTCCCGAGCGCTGAAAGATCCCAAGGTGCGATTCTTG from Stieleria varia carries:
- a CDS encoding dockerin type I domain-containing protein; the protein is MIQKRKHLLESLETRQLLAAECFAIPNELLSAGDQVIAGDLSASVAAAQSGQVTSWNAAGLPIDQSAIALIRPYYHADLIQEVDGRLIAVDTSDNTLHVFSRSNDGGLEQIGSVSVAGGIHDMRVVGNQVLLFSPVDLPIAYPTDAMIAPPWGTETLVTTVNLGDEITTIRQTLPGSYNALDVTGNRVVIRQREGGGFIPAIWPPPEMPPSSLNVYDITENGLQLVDSVEVPHYGDIQVRGDDIFVAETVHPEIEILPPIVNYELGIDAAGNVIPPDEFVPSEPPVEFVPTKVVLTRMRISDQSIEQVAQWESAEGELSSLYVSEDATTATMVQTQYLGIGAQLQVSLLDLSANSISVFDSFSVQASEPTGVMSVIDIGPGYVVLHDFDQRELTIVSTDQSIDIASENRVRTLSLPEGWQATHQTLRRGTDRLVVGALVRRTSQPSDPTRPNATNDIFHELRSGFLTVKLSSAEIIADTVLPAEIHSYPGSLIPIDPVAGRFGFISGAEAVNTSRIRLIVGRLNDAGEFVVSGSVALPNTYTEIDANPQRLLVRYQDRLLEYDWGNLTEPTTIPLGELLPAIQAVDDALTIDFSGQPSVQLDVTANDDLGSGFAPAQIVELIGAPRGAEIEAGRFVRIPATALRNSESLRFEYVISDGLTRSRAVAEVTVNTIDESLFQDLIDSILRRAASDFGVSVNEVEVTSLERFVGEPLPYVPPDDPNNPIDLSPGVLMLVNTPGNSALYAGSIDGRIIQVFGSTREFLVELGLRAVDANGQPVTEVAVGDEFWLEFRADDLRPNGGGVFSAFFDLAVPADLLQLTGQVEYGDGFSRVANFVITDSEVDELGAIGNQVQPPGNEVQTLLRIGARALAAGDVQLQLDPADNPVAETTMHGIDDAIDLDRVRLGSLELTIVESEGTDPLDVDGNGSVTAGDALMVVNFIGQHGVLTLNDIVATGAEGEQVSQTDLESMRRMDTNRNGSISALDALFIINRLREVRLAELNAEQLSSESVTPQPLSSIVSADAMDDDDDVAGETVNTDLF
- a CDS encoding DUF3467 domain-containing protein produces the protein MAENTDKPAAAAPAAKAQTQTQEPVQVQVNDHDALATYANFCRVTGSPEELIVDFGLNPQPIGVPKDPIEVKQRIIVNFFTAKRLLAALQMSIARHEAVFGVLETDINKRVRPGLTQQQQAPAAAPAKDA
- a CDS encoding hemolysin D, which gives rise to MTTLAESLVSSSSRPLTVRRRPDLTGSRHRYQGTGYWVVKEPVGLQYYRFHDEEYFILNMLDGHVSLQQIKDGFEQRFAPQKITFGDLQQFIGMLHRSGLVISNSPGQGKALRHRGRKKTNKELLGKFTNVFALRFKGFDPEKILNGMLPWLGWVFTVPALIFFCCLCAAAAMLLGSQYETVYARLPSFQQFFAADRWLILGATMAIVKVMHEFGHGLSCKKFGGECHEIGFMLLVFTPCLYCNVSDSWMLPNKWKRVWIGAGGIYVEMILASIATFVWWFSESGTVVNDLCLNMMFLNVVSTVLVNGNPLLRFDGYYILMDMLEIPNLRQKSTEVLKRGFQKLCLGLELQDDPFLPTRGKLFFALFTIASVIYRWVVVFSICWFVIKVLEPYGLEAIGRMVAVIGFAGLVAQPIIQTWKFCRTPGRLAKVKRFNLLVSLGVFAAAVAAVCYIPLPHHIDCAFQIEPNETGRVYAGSPGQIVWTVQPGTEVSAGDTIAQLKNPELEFKLAELEGQERITRVRLENLGKQMRFDRSVSAQIQTQEDLLKSTIELKAKTKDELDRLTIKAPISGFIIPPPRRPNQDAGDGRLPSWHGSPLDKHNIGAMLTSEDLICEIGSRDNFKAVLAIDQGDVQLVRANQSVDMKLDSRRLETFSGTIKERSMEPLEATSTSMASQTGGDLQTEIDPTTGQVKPRSVTYQGLVPLEIKESDLPFRPGYRGSAKIHVDPKSLGQRLWRVIAQTFNFEF
- a CDS encoding efflux RND transporter periplasmic adaptor subunit, whose amino-acid sequence is MRFRLPNIAVMLSAAATLACACTAMIVHAQQPAPPETETPVGIEAEHCMVQYINKTRLPAESQGKLVKLNVEEGMTVKKGDVLAVVDDKQSQLQLQLKQAEEKEAELNAANDVNYKDAVSSALIAKEEAKAYVDLGKKGAAPSFEVEKKILEAQRADLRIELAELQMRTAKAVYMAKRFETELAKSDISMREIKADFDAFVETRIAQLGEWVQPGSPIAELVQMDRLRVEGDINALRYAGSVKIGTPVKILITTGTGDGEDRRLEIDAVIEYVSTELDMNHQYRIWASIENQRVGNDWVIKPGMTARMIIIPAKRSSGGQIF